CGACGATCCGGCGTCGGGCGGGCGACAGATGCCGTCGCACTGGAGCAATCCCAAGCTGAACATCGTCACCGGCTCGTCACCGACGGGCACCCAGTTTCTGCAGGCCGTCGGCTGTGCGGAAGCGGGACGGTATTTCAATCAGCATCCCGGCTCGGCCGAGAAGTTCATAGGCGACTATCGCCAGTTCAAGGACGTCATCTTTCACGGCGACGAGGTCACTTATGTTTCGGCCGGCGACGGCACCACCAGCCAAGGCGAGTTCTGGGAGTCGCTGAACACCGCGTCGAACCGCAAGCTGCCGATGCTGTTTCTTATCGAGGACAACGAGTACGCGATCTCGGTGCCGGTGGAAGTGAACACCGCGGGCGGGAACATCAGCAAGCTGGTGCAGGGTTTCCCGAACTTTCATCTTGCCGAGGTAGACGGCACCGACGTACTGGCAAGCTATGCCGTGCTGAAGACGGCCATCGAGTATGTGCGCGCGGGCAACGGCCCGGCATTGGTGCACGGACACGTGATTCGTCCGTATTCGCACTCGCTGTCGGACGACGAAAAGCTGTACCGTCCCGAAGCGGAGCGCAAGCTGGAGATTGCGCGCGATCCCATCCCGAAGTTCCGGGCGTACCTGCTGAGCGAGGACATCGTCGACGAAGCTGCGCTACATGAGATGGAGCTCGACCTCACGGCCGAGGTGCAGGAGGCCGCGGACAAGGCGGTGGCGGCAGCGTTTCCCAAGCCCGGCACGTATCTGCAATACCTGTACTCACCGTACCTCGATCCCACGTCGGCGGCATTCGAGACTGAGCCGATTCGTCCGCCGTTGCCCGCGAAGCCGACCGGCGGCGAGAAGACGATGGCCGACCTCATCAATGCCTGCCTGAAAGACGAGATGAAGCGCGACCAGCGCATCGTGGTGTTTGGCGAGGACGTGGCCGACTGCAGCCGTGAAGAGTACCTGCGCGAAAA
This genomic window from Candidatus Eremiobacteraceae bacterium contains:
- a CDS encoding dehydrogenase E1 component subunit alpha/beta, with protein sequence DDPASGGRQMPSHWSNPKLNIVTGSSPTGTQFLQAVGCAEAGRYFNQHPGSAEKFIGDYRQFKDVIFHGDEVTYVSAGDGTTSQGEFWESLNTASNRKLPMLFLIEDNEYAISVPVEVNTAGGNISKLVQGFPNFHLAEVDGTDVLASYAVLKTAIEYVRAGNGPALVHGHVIRPYSHSLSDDEKLYRPEAERKLEIARDPIPKFRAYLLSEDIVDEAALHEMELDLTAEVQEAADKAVAAAFPKPGTYLQYLYSPYLDPTSAAFETEPIRPPLPAKPTGGEKTMADLINACLKDEMKRDQRIVVFGEDVADCSREEYLREKQVKGKGGVFKLTTGLQAAFGSDRVFNSPLAEANIVGRATGMATRGLKPVVEIQFFDYIWPAMHQLRNELPTIRWRSNNGFSCPTVIRVAIGGYLTGGAIYHSQCGESIFTHTPGMRVVFPSNALDANGLLRTAIRCDDPVMFLEHKRLYRETYGRAQYPGPDYMVPFGKAKTVRLGHDITVITYGALVPRSLQAAQRMEREQNVSVELIDLRTLSPYDWEAIANSVSKTHRVLVAHEDTLSWGYGAEIAARIADELFDNLDAPVKRVAAKDTFIAYQPQVEDEILPQANDVYDALVELAGY